A window of Rubricoccus marinus contains these coding sequences:
- a CDS encoding acyl-CoA dehydrogenase: protein MDVLDSLHGAFSAFTPTWAAVLGIVLVLFALGFTGAPLAVWAAAGLVALVGFGAPVWAIVVFAVLAAVFLITPVRRALSGAVMGLMEKLQFLPTISSTEQEAIDAGTVWVEGELFSGKPDTDRLLSQAYAGLTPEEQAFLDGPVEDLCAMTDDWEIWQRRDLPEALWDKLKADRFFGLIIPKEYGGHGFSPSLNSAVVAKVASASSTLGITVMVPNSLGPAELLSHFGTQTQKDYWLPRLASGEAIPSFALTEPGAGSDAGAISSKGEVFRGDDGELYIKLNWRKRYITLAAISDVLGLAFKLFDPQNLLGKGESLGITCALVPTTTEGVVLGKRHDPLGVPFWNCPTEGHDVVVKLEDAVIGGTEGVGRGWRMLMQSLAAGRGISLPASATAGVKQAARVAGAHSLIRKQFGLSIGKFEGIEEPLARIGGWAYTMEAARRYTNGGLDSGAAPAVVTAMMKYQTTELFRKAVNDAMDILGGNAISRGPRNPLASAYIGIPVSITVEGANILTRTLMVFGQGAIRCHPYALKEMVALQNRDVKAFDAAFWPHIGHVIRNAFRGIGLSLSRGWLAGSPVSGPAAPYWRKMQWSSATFAFLADLAMGTLGGDLKRKEKLTGRFADIFSWMYFGTAVLARFEAEGRRKEDVAFMQWSMDYAFAQIQDAFDGLFANLQVPGATWLFRGPLAAWSRFNRIGGMPSDKTGHKVAAAMQVPGEQRDRLFGGVFTTMDPDHTLGRFENAMAICAEAEVVVRKVKDAIRSRQLPKAHPATLIPQAVEAGVISPQEAQLLKRAEDARADAIQVDSFDNEDYFASAVSPASVTPTAIAGSPQASGDGAPVGASGDGSAVDAGAVAYGAAVETEDPAA, encoded by the coding sequence ATGGACGTACTCGACTCCCTCCACGGCGCCTTCAGCGCGTTCACGCCCACCTGGGCCGCGGTCCTCGGGATCGTGCTGGTGCTCTTCGCGCTCGGCTTTACGGGCGCGCCTCTGGCGGTCTGGGCCGCCGCGGGGCTCGTCGCGCTCGTCGGCTTCGGCGCGCCCGTCTGGGCGATCGTCGTGTTTGCCGTCCTCGCGGCCGTTTTCCTCATCACGCCGGTCCGGCGCGCGCTCTCCGGCGCGGTCATGGGGCTGATGGAGAAGCTCCAGTTCCTCCCCACCATCTCCAGCACGGAGCAGGAGGCCATCGACGCCGGCACGGTCTGGGTGGAGGGCGAGCTGTTCTCCGGCAAGCCGGACACGGACCGGCTCCTCTCGCAGGCCTACGCCGGCCTCACGCCAGAGGAGCAGGCGTTCCTGGACGGCCCCGTCGAGGATCTGTGCGCGATGACGGACGACTGGGAGATCTGGCAGCGGCGCGATCTCCCCGAGGCGCTCTGGGACAAGCTCAAGGCGGACCGCTTTTTCGGTCTCATCATCCCGAAGGAGTACGGCGGTCACGGCTTCTCGCCCAGCCTCAACAGCGCCGTCGTGGCAAAGGTGGCGAGCGCGTCCAGCACGCTCGGTATCACCGTCATGGTGCCCAACTCGCTCGGCCCGGCCGAGCTCCTGAGCCACTTCGGCACCCAGACGCAGAAGGACTACTGGCTGCCACGCCTGGCCTCTGGCGAGGCGATCCCCTCGTTCGCCCTGACCGAGCCCGGCGCGGGCAGCGACGCCGGCGCGATCTCCTCCAAGGGCGAGGTCTTCCGCGGCGACGACGGCGAGCTCTACATCAAGCTCAACTGGCGTAAGCGCTACATCACGCTTGCCGCCATCTCCGACGTGCTCGGCCTCGCGTTCAAGCTCTTCGACCCGCAGAACCTGCTGGGCAAGGGTGAGAGCCTCGGCATCACCTGCGCGCTCGTGCCCACCACGACCGAGGGCGTCGTCCTCGGCAAGCGCCACGACCCGCTCGGCGTCCCGTTCTGGAACTGTCCGACCGAGGGCCACGACGTCGTCGTCAAGCTCGAAGACGCCGTGATCGGCGGAACCGAGGGCGTGGGACGCGGCTGGCGGATGCTCATGCAGAGTCTCGCCGCAGGCCGCGGCATCTCGCTGCCCGCCTCCGCCACCGCGGGCGTCAAGCAGGCCGCTCGCGTCGCGGGTGCGCACTCGCTGATCCGCAAGCAGTTCGGCCTGAGCATCGGCAAGTTCGAGGGCATCGAGGAGCCTCTGGCGCGGATCGGCGGCTGGGCCTACACGATGGAGGCCGCCCGGCGGTACACCAACGGCGGGCTAGACAGCGGCGCCGCGCCGGCCGTGGTCACGGCGATGATGAAGTACCAGACCACCGAGCTGTTCCGCAAAGCCGTCAACGACGCGATGGACATCCTCGGCGGCAACGCGATCTCGCGCGGCCCCCGCAACCCGCTCGCGAGCGCCTACATCGGCATCCCCGTCAGCATCACCGTGGAGGGCGCCAACATCCTCACGCGCACGCTCATGGTGTTCGGGCAGGGCGCGATCCGCTGCCACCCGTACGCGCTCAAGGAGATGGTCGCGCTGCAGAACCGCGACGTGAAAGCGTTCGACGCCGCCTTCTGGCCGCACATCGGCCACGTGATCCGCAACGCGTTCCGCGGCATCGGCCTCAGCCTCTCGCGCGGCTGGCTCGCCGGCTCGCCCGTGAGCGGCCCCGCCGCGCCTTACTGGCGCAAGATGCAGTGGTCCTCGGCCACGTTCGCGTTCCTCGCGGATCTCGCGATGGGCACGCTCGGCGGCGACCTCAAGCGCAAGGAGAAGCTCACCGGCCGCTTCGCCGACATCTTCTCGTGGATGTACTTCGGGACCGCCGTTCTCGCGCGGTTCGAGGCCGAAGGCCGCCGCAAAGAGGACGTGGCGTTTATGCAGTGGAGCATGGACTACGCCTTCGCGCAGATCCAGGACGCCTTTGACGGCCTGTTCGCCAACCTCCAGGTGCCCGGCGCCACGTGGCTTTTCCGTGGGCCTCTCGCTGCGTGGAGCCGCTTCAACCGCATCGGCGGGATGCCGTCCGACAAGACCGGCCACAAGGTCGCCGCGGCCATGCAGGTGCCCGGCGAGCAGCGCGACCGCCTCTTCGGCGGCGTGTTCACCACGATGGACCCGGACCACACGCTCGGCCGCTTCGAGAACGCGATGGCGATCTGCGCCGAGGCCGAGGTCGTCGTCCGGAAGGTGAAGGACGCGATCCGCTCGCGCCAGCTCCCCAAGGCGCACCCGGCCACGCTGATCCCGCAGGCCGTCGAGGCCGGCGTGATCTCCCCGCAAGAGGCCCAACTCCTCAAGCGCGCCGAGGACGCCCGCGCCGACGCCATCCAGGTGGACTCGTTCGACAACGAGGACTACTTCGCCTCCGCGGTCTCGCCCGCTTCAGTCACGCCGACGGCGATCGCCGGCTCGCCACAGGCCTCTGGCGACGGCGCCCCGGTCGGTGCCTCCGGCGATGGCTCGGCCGTCGACGCGGGAGCGGTGGCCTACGGTGCCGCGGTCGAAACCGAGGACCCGGCGGCGTAG
- a CDS encoding RsmB/NOP family class I SAM-dependent RNA methyltransferase gives MALPDLFLDRLRAILPPERLDAVLATFETPGATAFRACPLVAPEAETMAELKAEGVGFEPIEGIPGAYRAEDRAALLASGAYARGALYVQNASSQLPPHLLAPEAGERVLDLCAAPGSKTGQLAAMMEDRGEIVAMEKVRGRFYKLKANMEAQGATCVTAWQGDGSRVWQSETEAFDRVLVDVPCSTEGRFLADDPETTRYWSKRKINEMRRVQWRLLFSAIMALKPGGTLVYSTCTFAPEENEAVLAKALKTFGDKIEIVDAGLPTSGPLAEATMPGMAAWSGKTFPESVRLARRVLPDGLLEGFFVARIAKHASTVRA, from the coding sequence TTGGCTCTCCCAGACCTCTTCCTCGACCGCCTCCGCGCCATCCTGCCGCCTGAGCGCCTGGACGCCGTTCTCGCCACGTTCGAGACGCCCGGCGCGACGGCCTTCCGCGCGTGCCCGCTCGTGGCGCCAGAGGCGGAGACGATGGCCGAGCTAAAGGCCGAGGGCGTCGGCTTCGAGCCCATCGAGGGCATTCCAGGCGCGTACCGCGCCGAGGACCGCGCGGCCCTGCTCGCCTCTGGCGCCTACGCGCGCGGCGCGCTCTACGTGCAGAACGCCTCCAGCCAGCTACCGCCGCACCTGCTCGCGCCAGAGGCCGGAGAGCGCGTGCTGGATCTGTGCGCCGCGCCCGGCTCCAAGACCGGCCAACTCGCGGCCATGATGGAGGACCGCGGCGAGATCGTCGCGATGGAGAAGGTGAGGGGGCGCTTCTACAAGCTCAAAGCCAACATGGAGGCCCAGGGCGCGACCTGCGTGACCGCGTGGCAGGGGGACGGCTCGCGCGTGTGGCAATCCGAAACCGAGGCCTTCGACCGCGTCCTCGTGGACGTGCCGTGCTCCACCGAAGGCCGCTTCCTCGCGGACGATCCGGAGACGACGCGCTACTGGAGCAAGCGCAAGATCAACGAGATGCGCCGGGTGCAGTGGCGCCTCCTGTTCTCGGCCATCATGGCGCTCAAGCCCGGCGGCACGCTCGTCTACTCCACGTGCACGTTCGCGCCAGAGGAGAACGAGGCCGTGCTCGCCAAGGCGCTCAAGACGTTCGGGGACAAGATCGAGATCGTGGACGCGGGGCTGCCCACCTCTGGGCCTCTGGCGGAGGCCACGATGCCCGGAATGGCCGCGTGGAGCGGCAAAACGTTTCCAGAGAGCGTGCGCCTCGCGCGCCGTGTCCTCCCGGACGGGCTGCTGGAAGGCTTCTTTGTCGCGCGGATCGCGAAGCACGCGTCAACGGTCCGCGCCTAG
- a CDS encoding M36 family metallopeptidase, with protein sequence MRIRYGLAALLALLLSAPTMAQESAAIVAAKHHFRTQSPAAFAADDLADLHATDAYLDRRTGATNVYLAQRYAGIEIWGTVAPAAVLPSGKVHALAPAYHSRLATRVNTTAAQVASGAAVSAAEAYVRRFESAQPTGPVVTTDAPGAPSPNAPITFEASEPQLIYQPTDSGALRLAWATTLSSQNGPLQLVTVRVDAVTGTVLGVDDHVARDQWPAKPVAPEAPVSLAPLAPEASMPLAAARAGSYRVIPWPVESPSHGDYALVTDPADPTASELGWHDTGSQQFTTTRGNNVWAYLDRDDNEAADVGTAPEGGASLTFDVPYTTNRQPRENIDAATINLFYWGNVFHDITYQYGFDEAAGNFQVNNFGRGGAANDPAFLETQSGADVCNETNPCVNNANFATPRDGSSGRMQMYEWRGAAAFNVSAPSTVAAAYPASAALFGTGATVSGAIVTTTTSGGIASRGCTAADIANAAAVAGNIALIERGGCSFTTKVRNAQAAGAIGAVIHNNDRKGEGEDGSPEDLVGMSIGATEADDITIPSLFVQNSTGLLLRQREGAAGSLTLQVQRDSGLDAGVVAHEFGHGLSTRLTGGPSQNGCLSNQEQMGEGWSDYYGLLTTMETADDTPRGIATYLSFEGTDGGGIRPARYTRDMNVNPLTYEDVITRAGVAGSGISIPHGLGSVWATVLWDMTLDLVDEYGFDRDVYDADGGKGNQIAMNLVTQGLKLQPCLPGFVSGRDAILNADTLLYNGRNSDLIWAAFARRGLGVGASQGLTSNANDGNSDFNPPTVSRESGPNASGARLVVTGPNPVRGTTALSLSLVSPEAVTVHVVDLLGRSVQTLHDGPLAADRHTVELDASGLAPGVYVVRAQGETFSAAQRVTVVR encoded by the coding sequence ATGCGCATCCGTTACGGACTCGCCGCACTGCTGGCTTTGCTCCTCTCCGCGCCCACGATGGCGCAAGAGTCGGCCGCCATCGTCGCGGCAAAGCACCACTTCCGCACCCAGTCGCCCGCCGCTTTTGCCGCCGACGACCTCGCCGACCTCCACGCGACGGACGCGTACCTGGACCGCCGCACCGGCGCGACCAACGTGTACCTCGCGCAACGGTACGCGGGAATCGAGATCTGGGGGACCGTGGCGCCCGCAGCCGTCTTGCCGAGTGGGAAGGTGCATGCCCTCGCGCCGGCGTATCACAGCCGTCTCGCGACGCGAGTAAACACCACGGCTGCGCAAGTGGCCTCTGGCGCGGCGGTCTCCGCCGCCGAGGCGTACGTGCGCCGGTTCGAGAGCGCGCAGCCAACGGGCCCCGTCGTGACGACCGACGCCCCCGGAGCACCTAGCCCGAACGCGCCCATCACGTTTGAGGCCAGCGAGCCACAGCTGATCTACCAGCCCACCGACAGCGGCGCGCTGCGCCTCGCCTGGGCAACGACGCTCTCGTCCCAGAACGGCCCCCTCCAGTTGGTCACCGTCCGCGTAGACGCCGTCACCGGCACGGTCCTCGGCGTGGACGACCACGTCGCGCGCGACCAGTGGCCCGCAAAGCCTGTGGCGCCCGAGGCCCCGGTCTCCCTCGCGCCTCTGGCGCCAGAGGCGTCGATGCCGCTTGCGGCCGCTCGCGCGGGCTCCTACCGCGTGATTCCGTGGCCCGTCGAGAGCCCCAGCCACGGCGACTACGCGCTCGTCACGGACCCCGCCGACCCTACGGCGTCGGAGCTAGGCTGGCACGACACCGGCTCGCAGCAGTTCACGACCACCCGCGGTAACAACGTCTGGGCCTACCTCGACCGCGATGACAACGAGGCCGCCGATGTCGGGACGGCTCCCGAGGGCGGGGCTTCGCTCACGTTCGACGTGCCATACACGACGAACCGCCAGCCGCGCGAGAACATCGACGCCGCGACGATCAACCTGTTCTACTGGGGCAACGTCTTCCACGACATCACCTACCAGTACGGCTTCGACGAGGCCGCCGGCAACTTCCAGGTCAACAACTTCGGCCGCGGTGGCGCGGCCAACGACCCCGCGTTCTTGGAGACCCAGAGCGGCGCGGACGTCTGCAACGAGACCAACCCGTGCGTCAACAACGCGAACTTTGCTACCCCCCGCGACGGTAGCTCCGGGCGCATGCAGATGTACGAGTGGAGAGGCGCAGCGGCCTTCAACGTTTCAGCCCCCTCGACGGTCGCCGCCGCCTACCCGGCTTCAGCGGCTCTCTTCGGGACCGGCGCGACGGTGTCCGGCGCCATCGTGACGACCACAACGTCGGGCGGTATTGCCAGCCGCGGGTGCACCGCTGCCGACATCGCGAACGCGGCGGCGGTTGCGGGCAACATCGCGCTCATCGAGCGCGGCGGATGCTCCTTCACGACCAAGGTGCGCAACGCGCAGGCCGCTGGCGCGATCGGCGCCGTGATCCACAACAACGACCGGAAGGGAGAGGGCGAGGACGGCTCGCCAGAGGACCTCGTCGGCATGTCCATCGGGGCCACCGAGGCGGATGACATCACGATCCCGTCGCTCTTCGTGCAGAACAGCACCGGCCTACTGCTTCGCCAGCGCGAGGGCGCGGCCGGCTCGCTGACGCTTCAGGTGCAGCGCGATAGCGGCCTGGACGCCGGCGTCGTCGCGCACGAGTTCGGCCATGGCCTTTCAACGCGCCTCACGGGCGGGCCGAGCCAGAACGGCTGCCTCTCTAACCAGGAGCAGATGGGCGAGGGCTGGAGCGACTACTACGGCCTCCTGACCACGATGGAAACCGCCGACGATACGCCCCGCGGCATCGCGACGTACCTGTCGTTCGAGGGCACCGACGGAGGTGGAATCCGCCCGGCGCGCTACACGCGCGACATGAACGTCAACCCGCTCACCTACGAGGACGTCATCACGCGTGCTGGCGTGGCGGGTAGCGGGATCTCCATCCCGCACGGCCTCGGTAGCGTCTGGGCGACGGTCCTCTGGGACATGACGCTGGACCTCGTGGACGAGTACGGCTTCGACCGCGACGTGTACGACGCCGACGGCGGCAAGGGCAACCAGATCGCGATGAACCTCGTCACGCAGGGGCTCAAGCTCCAGCCGTGCCTCCCGGGCTTCGTCTCGGGCCGCGATGCGATCCTGAACGCGGACACCCTGCTCTACAACGGGCGCAACTCGGACCTGATCTGGGCCGCGTTCGCGCGCCGCGGGCTCGGAGTAGGCGCAAGCCAGGGCCTGACCTCCAACGCCAACGACGGCAACTCGGACTTCAACCCGCCCACGGTTTCCCGTGAGAGCGGCCCGAACGCCTCTGGCGCCCGCCTCGTCGTTACCGGCCCCAACCCGGTGCGCGGCACCACGGCGCTGAGCCTCTCGCTGGTCTCGCCAGAGGCCGTGACGGTGCACGTGGTGGACCTGCTCGGCCGGAGCGTGCAGACGCTCCACGACGGGCCTCTGGCGGCGGACCGCCACACGGTGGAGTTGGACGCGAGCGGCCTCGCGCCGGGCGTGTACGTCGTGCGCGCGCAGGGCGAGACGTTCTCCGCCGCGCAACGCGTGACGGTCGTCCGCTAG